A section of the Triticum dicoccoides isolate Atlit2015 ecotype Zavitan chromosome 7A, WEW_v2.0, whole genome shotgun sequence genome encodes:
- the LOC119330115 gene encoding uncharacterized protein LOC119330115 isoform X1, translating into MPCALEVTDKRPKNTSRMRCNGLVGNDNFFPEDHLIHRPVYGFPDNRDSPFTVLSLGHSSDWKLAPFSSSRQEVNRARYLTLGTAATEGFELLFPQPTIVYWLDLPNEKNMHDQDISSKPHPNGGSTVGQHRHRKKIKKSLTACPPCHAVASTSSGPDTAPLGSDSDILHDDDKPPKRSSKKKVNKWKQCRRATGEKLNLLPELPCEEHIDTASPVEVFLPDLLAGKLSDASSSACSLVKDAHLGKDNGESNNEYVEHGSDGKDGSGYAGSSNIYVGKRVSCKGAPYLNDGPNTADSSEFGEPSVTEHAREGSNSCQKSLCACVCNSSDATTASFFTGWNSENCGDCSIDFEGNTRDGLQHGASTCLDSVNKVCHLTDVHLSGAHAEDVTDTSSHSERVQCSSEACSSKTFLPVSPGRSGRKSRNKSSCTNVTATNRVVGSNRHKHSGKDSPVSVWQKVEKTDKENSSGAGHVVVSAVEDKSALEDDSKGVQHDPNRPMDKHRCRKNCKQHKKQTLSLYEQTSLSCKKGSCPSPRNYYAPKNGSPKTPKNHSQQTEGLSMLQPVCAGDISDTSIITGTEKATVASYNLGSHLVPQVTSNEPCTLVIQDDSHSLCLENKAISTDLDCRNLCVGPCAAEMEETQCVKSYSSAGHMSHKWVPIGKKDITHLDVPEASVVEASVPANDVSLFANIEVQRNVSDAPASTKCEGSKVATELTAKPKPSGQLDSKCQGHTDNGTVFSMIREAVSDAHTAQQRAEDIQLHIGRPLADFEQFIYSASPVLHCSSCPTGCNSSSQEWIRDGLCCHQTADISLSSIWQWYEEPGCYGLEVKAQDLRRSKGLWNSRYQFNAYFVPYLSAVQLFRQPKRTVDKDEADMGARSKTSPCMSSLPILAKLLPQESNKRNSSPAFHDKEDQQLETTELIFEFFESEQPFWRRQLFDRVKELIGGAKQSNCQISGDPKNLELSLHDLHPASWYCVAWYPIYRIPDGKFQAAFLTYHSLGHWVHRGNSADQAGHCNAVLPVMGLQSYNDKGEWWFQTSRSGSEDSESSSSEPSQVLEERLSTLNQAAAAMARADVWKKDQAHRNRHPDYEFFLSRQQR; encoded by the exons ATGCCATGTGCACTCGAAGTAACTGACAAAAGGCCGAAGAACACGTCGCGTATGCGGTGTAACGGACTGGTTGGGAACGACAACTTCTTTCCAGAG GACCATCTAATTCACAGACCGGTTTACGGCTTCCCTGATAACAG GGACAGTCCATTTACGGTGCTTTCTCTTGGGCACAGTTCAGATTGGAAATTGGCGCCGTTTTCATCTAGCAGACAGGAGGTCAACAGGGCAAGATATTTGACATTAGGAACTGCTGCTACAGAGGGCTTTGAGTTACTATTCCCACAGCCAACAATAGTATACTGGCTAGATCTGCCGAATGAAAAGAACATGCATGATCAGGACATTTCTTCTAAACCACATCCCAATGGAGGAAGCACTGTAGGACAACATCGGCATAGGAAAAAGATTAAGAAGTCATTGACAGCTTGCCCTCCCTGCCACGCGGTTGCAAGTACCTCTTCTGGGCCTGATACTGCTCCTCTGGGATCTGATTCTGATATTTTGCATGACGATGACAAGCCTCCTAAAAGGAGTTCTAAGAAGAAAGTAAACAAGTGGAAACAGTGCAGGCGAGCAACCGGTGAAAAGCTTAATTTGTTGCCAGAACTCCCCTGTGAAGAGCATATTGATACCGCTTCTCCTGTTGAGGTATTTCTGCCTGATTTACTAGCTGGTAAATTGTCAGATGCCTCGTCATCTGCCTGCTCATTGGTTAAAGATGCCCATTTGGGCAAAGATAATGGTGAGAGCAACAATGAATATGTGGAACACGGAAGTGATGGGAAGGATGGCTCTGGATATGCAGGGTCATCTAATATATATGTAGGCAAAAGAGTTAGCTGCAAAGGTGCTCCTTACCTGAATGATGGGCCAAATACTGCGGATTCTTCAGAATTTGGTGAACCTTCTGTCACTGAACATGCGAGAGAAGGAAGCAATAGCTGCCAGAAGTCATTGTGTGCCTGTGTTTGTAACTCCAGTGATGCAACAACAGCTTCATTCTTTACGGGTTGGAACAGTGAAAACTGTGGGGATTGCAGtattgattttgagggaaatacacGAGATGGTTTGCAACATGGCGCTTCTACTTGTCTGGATAGTGTAAATAAGGTATGCCATTTGACAGATGTCCATTTAAGTGGCGCTCATGCTGAAGATGTTACTGATACTAGTAGTCATTCTGAAAGAGTTCAGTGCAGCAGTGAAGCCTGTAGCAGCAAGACGTTTCTTCCAGTTAGTCCGGGGAGGAGCGGCAGGAAATCAAGAAACAAATCTAGCTGTACTAATGTGACTGCGACTAATAGGGTAGTAGGTTCTAATAGGCACAAGCATAGTGGAAAAGACAGTCCAGTTTCTGTGTGGCAGAAAGTAGAAAAAACTGACAAGGAAAACTCATCTGGAGCAGGACATGTGGTTGtttcagcagttgaggataaaagtGCACTAGAAGATGATAGCAAGGGTGTGCAGCACGATCCAAATAGGCCAATGGATAAACATCGCTGTAGAAAAAACTGCAAACAGCACAAGAAGCAAACCTTGTCTCTGTATGAACAAACAAGTTTGTCTTGTAAAAAGGGTAGCTGTCCGTCGCCGAGGAACTACTACGCTCCTAAGAATGGTAGCCCCAAGACGCCCAAGAACCACTCGCAACAGACTGAAGGATTGTCGATGTTACAGCCAGTATGTGCCGGGGACATCAGTGATACATCAATCATAACTGGTACTGAAAAAGCAACAGTAGCATCTTACAACTTGGGTTCTCATTTGGTGCCACAAGTTACATCCAACGAACCATGCACATTGGTCATTCAAGACGATAGTCACTCTCTTTGCCTTGAAAATAAGGCCATATCAACAGATTTGGACTGCAGGAACTTGTGCGTCGGTCCTTGCGCCGCAGAAATGGAAGAAACTCAATGTGTGAAGTCATATTCTTCTGCTGGGCACATGTCACATAAATGGGTTCCTATTGGAAAGAAAGATATAACACATTTGGATGTTCCAGAGGCTTCTGTTGTTGAAGCATCAGTTCCAGCTAATGATGTTTCTCTTTTTGCTAATATAGAAGTGCAGAGAAATGTTTCAGATGCTCCTGCATCAACTAAATGTGAAGGCAGCAAAGTTGCTACTGAGTTGACTGCTAAACCGAAGCCATCTGGACAGCTTGATTCGAAATGCCAAGGACATACTGACAATGGAACTGTTTTCAGCATGATAAGAGAGGCAGTGAGTGATGCTCATACCGCCCAACAGAGAGCGGAAGATATTCAACTTCACATTGGCAGGCCTCTTGCTGATTTTGAACAATTTATTTATTCTGCTTCTCCAGTTCTGCACTGTAGCTCTTGCCCTACTGGCTGCAACTCTTCTTCACAGGAATGGATTAGAGATGGCTTGTGCTGTCATCAGACTGCAGATATCTCTCTAAGTAGCATTTGGCAGTGGTATGAAGAACCTGGCTGCTATGGCTTGGAAGTGAAGGCACAGGATCTCCGTAGATCGAAAGGCTTATGGAATAGTCGTTATCAGTTTAATGCCTACTTTGTGCCATACCTATCTGCGGTTCAATTGTTTAGGCAACCTAAGAGAACCGTTGATAAGGATGAAGCCGATATGGGTGCAAGATCTAAAACATCTCCATGTATGAGCTCTCTCCCAATATTAGCGAAGCTTCTACCTCAAGAGTCTAATAAAAGAAATAGCTCACCGGCTTTCCATGATAAAGAGGATCAACAGTTGGAGACTACAGAGctcatatttgaattttttgaatcaGAACAACCATTTTGGCGGCGACAATTATTTGACAG GGTAAAGGAGTTGATTGGTGGTGCAAAACAATCAAATTGCCAAATATCAGGAGACCCAAAGAATCTGGAGCTCAGCCTGCATGATCTTCATCCCGCCTCTTG GTACTGTGTCGCGTGGTATCCCATATACCGTATACCTGATGGGAAATTCCAGGCTGCTTTCCTGACGTACCATTCTCTTGGACACTGGGTTCATCGAGGAAACTCAGCAGATCAGGCTGGCCATTGTAATGCTGTTTTGCCAGTCATGGGTTTGCAATCTTACAACGACAAG GGGGAGTGGTGGTTTCAGACGAGCAGATCCGGTTCGGAAGACTCAGAGTCCTCGTCAAGTGAACCATCTCAGGTTCTTGAAGAAAGGTTGTCGACGCTGAACCAAGCCGCGGCGGCCATGGCCAGGGCGGACGTGTGGAAGAAGGACCAGGCCCACAGGAACAGGCACCCGGACTATGAGTTCTTCCTGTCCCGACAGCAACGGTAG
- the LOC119330115 gene encoding uncharacterized protein LOC119330115 isoform X2, producing the protein MHDQDISSKPHPNGGSTVGQHRHRKKIKKSLTACPPCHAVASTSSGPDTAPLGSDSDILHDDDKPPKRSSKKKVNKWKQCRRATGEKLNLLPELPCEEHIDTASPVEVFLPDLLAGKLSDASSSACSLVKDAHLGKDNGESNNEYVEHGSDGKDGSGYAGSSNIYVGKRVSCKGAPYLNDGPNTADSSEFGEPSVTEHAREGSNSCQKSLCACVCNSSDATTASFFTGWNSENCGDCSIDFEGNTRDGLQHGASTCLDSVNKVCHLTDVHLSGAHAEDVTDTSSHSERVQCSSEACSSKTFLPVSPGRSGRKSRNKSSCTNVTATNRVVGSNRHKHSGKDSPVSVWQKVEKTDKENSSGAGHVVVSAVEDKSALEDDSKGVQHDPNRPMDKHRCRKNCKQHKKQTLSLYEQTSLSCKKGSCPSPRNYYAPKNGSPKTPKNHSQQTEGLSMLQPVCAGDISDTSIITGTEKATVASYNLGSHLVPQVTSNEPCTLVIQDDSHSLCLENKAISTDLDCRNLCVGPCAAEMEETQCVKSYSSAGHMSHKWVPIGKKDITHLDVPEASVVEASVPANDVSLFANIEVQRNVSDAPASTKCEGSKVATELTAKPKPSGQLDSKCQGHTDNGTVFSMIREAVSDAHTAQQRAEDIQLHIGRPLADFEQFIYSASPVLHCSSCPTGCNSSSQEWIRDGLCCHQTADISLSSIWQWYEEPGCYGLEVKAQDLRRSKGLWNSRYQFNAYFVPYLSAVQLFRQPKRTVDKDEADMGARSKTSPCMSSLPILAKLLPQESNKRNSSPAFHDKEDQQLETTELIFEFFESEQPFWRRQLFDRVKELIGGAKQSNCQISGDPKNLELSLHDLHPASWYCVAWYPIYRIPDGKFQAAFLTYHSLGHWVHRGNSADQAGHCNAVLPVMGLQSYNDKGEWWFQTSRSGSEDSESSSSEPSQVLEERLSTLNQAAAAMARADVWKKDQAHRNRHPDYEFFLSRQQR; encoded by the exons ATGCATGATCAGGACATTTCTTCTAAACCACATCCCAATGGAGGAAGCACTGTAGGACAACATCGGCATAGGAAAAAGATTAAGAAGTCATTGACAGCTTGCCCTCCCTGCCACGCGGTTGCAAGTACCTCTTCTGGGCCTGATACTGCTCCTCTGGGATCTGATTCTGATATTTTGCATGACGATGACAAGCCTCCTAAAAGGAGTTCTAAGAAGAAAGTAAACAAGTGGAAACAGTGCAGGCGAGCAACCGGTGAAAAGCTTAATTTGTTGCCAGAACTCCCCTGTGAAGAGCATATTGATACCGCTTCTCCTGTTGAGGTATTTCTGCCTGATTTACTAGCTGGTAAATTGTCAGATGCCTCGTCATCTGCCTGCTCATTGGTTAAAGATGCCCATTTGGGCAAAGATAATGGTGAGAGCAACAATGAATATGTGGAACACGGAAGTGATGGGAAGGATGGCTCTGGATATGCAGGGTCATCTAATATATATGTAGGCAAAAGAGTTAGCTGCAAAGGTGCTCCTTACCTGAATGATGGGCCAAATACTGCGGATTCTTCAGAATTTGGTGAACCTTCTGTCACTGAACATGCGAGAGAAGGAAGCAATAGCTGCCAGAAGTCATTGTGTGCCTGTGTTTGTAACTCCAGTGATGCAACAACAGCTTCATTCTTTACGGGTTGGAACAGTGAAAACTGTGGGGATTGCAGtattgattttgagggaaatacacGAGATGGTTTGCAACATGGCGCTTCTACTTGTCTGGATAGTGTAAATAAGGTATGCCATTTGACAGATGTCCATTTAAGTGGCGCTCATGCTGAAGATGTTACTGATACTAGTAGTCATTCTGAAAGAGTTCAGTGCAGCAGTGAAGCCTGTAGCAGCAAGACGTTTCTTCCAGTTAGTCCGGGGAGGAGCGGCAGGAAATCAAGAAACAAATCTAGCTGTACTAATGTGACTGCGACTAATAGGGTAGTAGGTTCTAATAGGCACAAGCATAGTGGAAAAGACAGTCCAGTTTCTGTGTGGCAGAAAGTAGAAAAAACTGACAAGGAAAACTCATCTGGAGCAGGACATGTGGTTGtttcagcagttgaggataaaagtGCACTAGAAGATGATAGCAAGGGTGTGCAGCACGATCCAAATAGGCCAATGGATAAACATCGCTGTAGAAAAAACTGCAAACAGCACAAGAAGCAAACCTTGTCTCTGTATGAACAAACAAGTTTGTCTTGTAAAAAGGGTAGCTGTCCGTCGCCGAGGAACTACTACGCTCCTAAGAATGGTAGCCCCAAGACGCCCAAGAACCACTCGCAACAGACTGAAGGATTGTCGATGTTACAGCCAGTATGTGCCGGGGACATCAGTGATACATCAATCATAACTGGTACTGAAAAAGCAACAGTAGCATCTTACAACTTGGGTTCTCATTTGGTGCCACAAGTTACATCCAACGAACCATGCACATTGGTCATTCAAGACGATAGTCACTCTCTTTGCCTTGAAAATAAGGCCATATCAACAGATTTGGACTGCAGGAACTTGTGCGTCGGTCCTTGCGCCGCAGAAATGGAAGAAACTCAATGTGTGAAGTCATATTCTTCTGCTGGGCACATGTCACATAAATGGGTTCCTATTGGAAAGAAAGATATAACACATTTGGATGTTCCAGAGGCTTCTGTTGTTGAAGCATCAGTTCCAGCTAATGATGTTTCTCTTTTTGCTAATATAGAAGTGCAGAGAAATGTTTCAGATGCTCCTGCATCAACTAAATGTGAAGGCAGCAAAGTTGCTACTGAGTTGACTGCTAAACCGAAGCCATCTGGACAGCTTGATTCGAAATGCCAAGGACATACTGACAATGGAACTGTTTTCAGCATGATAAGAGAGGCAGTGAGTGATGCTCATACCGCCCAACAGAGAGCGGAAGATATTCAACTTCACATTGGCAGGCCTCTTGCTGATTTTGAACAATTTATTTATTCTGCTTCTCCAGTTCTGCACTGTAGCTCTTGCCCTACTGGCTGCAACTCTTCTTCACAGGAATGGATTAGAGATGGCTTGTGCTGTCATCAGACTGCAGATATCTCTCTAAGTAGCATTTGGCAGTGGTATGAAGAACCTGGCTGCTATGGCTTGGAAGTGAAGGCACAGGATCTCCGTAGATCGAAAGGCTTATGGAATAGTCGTTATCAGTTTAATGCCTACTTTGTGCCATACCTATCTGCGGTTCAATTGTTTAGGCAACCTAAGAGAACCGTTGATAAGGATGAAGCCGATATGGGTGCAAGATCTAAAACATCTCCATGTATGAGCTCTCTCCCAATATTAGCGAAGCTTCTACCTCAAGAGTCTAATAAAAGAAATAGCTCACCGGCTTTCCATGATAAAGAGGATCAACAGTTGGAGACTACAGAGctcatatttgaattttttgaatcaGAACAACCATTTTGGCGGCGACAATTATTTGACAG GGTAAAGGAGTTGATTGGTGGTGCAAAACAATCAAATTGCCAAATATCAGGAGACCCAAAGAATCTGGAGCTCAGCCTGCATGATCTTCATCCCGCCTCTTG GTACTGTGTCGCGTGGTATCCCATATACCGTATACCTGATGGGAAATTCCAGGCTGCTTTCCTGACGTACCATTCTCTTGGACACTGGGTTCATCGAGGAAACTCAGCAGATCAGGCTGGCCATTGTAATGCTGTTTTGCCAGTCATGGGTTTGCAATCTTACAACGACAAG GGGGAGTGGTGGTTTCAGACGAGCAGATCCGGTTCGGAAGACTCAGAGTCCTCGTCAAGTGAACCATCTCAGGTTCTTGAAGAAAGGTTGTCGACGCTGAACCAAGCCGCGGCGGCCATGGCCAGGGCGGACGTGTGGAAGAAGGACCAGGCCCACAGGAACAGGCACCCGGACTATGAGTTCTTCCTGTCCCGACAGCAACGGTAG
- the LOC119330116 gene encoding delta(24)-sterol reductase-like → MADLQTPLVRPKRKKVLVDYLVQFRWILVIFVVLPASALIYFNIYLGDMWSAMKSEKKRQKEHEDNVQKVVKRLKQRNPKKDGLVCTARKPWIAVGMRNVDYKRVRHFEVDLSAFRNILEIDAERMVAKVEPLVNMGQISRATCPMNLSLAVVAELDDLTVGGLINGYGIEGSSHIYGLFSDTVVALEIVLADGRVVRATKDNEYSDLFYGVPWSQGTLGFLVSAEIKLIPIKEYMRLTYTPVKGPLKEVAQAYADAVAPRDGDPAKVPDFVEGMVYSATEGVMMTGVYASKEEAKKKGNKINSVGWWFKPWFYQHAQTALKRGEFVEYIPTREYYHRHTRCLYWEGKLILPFGDQFWFRFLFGWLMPPKVSLLKATQGDAIRNYYHDNHVIQDMLVPLYKVGDALEFVHHEMEVYPLWLCPHRLFKLPVKTMIYPEPGFEHQQRQGDTSYAQMFTDVGVYYTPACIFRGEEFDGAESVKRLEQWLIENHSYQPQYAVTELNEKDFWRMFDASHYEHCRHKYGAVGTFMSVYYKSKKGRKSEKEVQEAEAAILEPAYADEA, encoded by the exons ATGGCGGACCTGCAGACGCCGCTGGTGCGACCAAAGAGGAAGAAGGTTCTGGTGGACTACCTGGTGCAGTTCCGATGGATCCTCGTCATCTTCGTGGTGCTTCCGGCCTCGGCGCTCATCTACTTCAACATCTACCTGGGCGACATGTGGTCCGCCATGAAGTCCGAGAAGAAGCGGCAGAAGGAGCACGAGGACAACGTGCAGAAGGTCGTCAAGCGGCTCAAGCAGCGCAACCCCAAGAAGGACGGCCTCGTCTGCACGGCCAGGaagccgtggatcgccgtcggcatgcgcaACGTGGACTACAAGCGCGTCAGGCACTTCGAGGTCGACCTCTCCGCCTTCAGGAACATCCTCGAGATCGACGCCGAGAGGATGGTCGCCAAGGTCGAGCCGCTCGTCAACATGGGCCAGATATCCAGGGCCACCTGCCCCATGAACCTCTCCCTCGCCGTGGTGGCGGAGCTCGACGACCTCACCGTCGGCGGCCTCATCAACGGCTACGGCATCGAGGGGAGCTCTCACATCTATGGGCTCTTCTCCGACACGGTGGTCGCGCTGGAGATCGTCCTGGCCGACGGCCGGGTCGTCCGAGCCACCAAGGACAACGAGTACTCCGACCTCTTCTACGGCGTGCCCTGGTCGCAGGGAACTCTCGGGTTCCTTGTCTCAGCCGAGATCAAGCTCATCCCCATCAAGGAGTACATGAGGCTCACCTACACCCCTGTGAAGGGCCCTCTGAAGGAGGTCGCGCAGGCGTACGCCGACGCCGTCGCGCCGAGGGATGGCGACCCTGCAAAGGTCCCCGACTTCGTGGAGGGGATGGTGTACAGCGCGACGGAGGGCGTGATGATGACCGGCGTGTACGCGTCCAAGGaggaggccaagaagaagggcaacaaGATCAACAGCGTGGGGTGGTGGTTCAAGCCATGGTTCTACCAGCACGCGCAGACGGCGCTGAAGAGGGGCGAGTTCGTGGAGTACATCCCGACGAGGGAGTACTACCACAGGCACACCCGGTGCCTCTACTGGGAGGGGAAGCTCATCCTGCCCTTCGGCGACCAGTTCTGGTTCAGGTTCCTCTTCGGCTGGCTGATGCCCCCCAAGGTGTCCCTGCTCAAGGCCACCCAGGGTGATGCCATCAGGAACTACTACCATGACAACCATGTCATCCAGGACATGCTGGTGCCCCTCTACAAGGTTGGAGACGCTCTGGAGTTCGTCCACCACGAAATGGAG GTGTACCCGCTGTGGCTGTGCCCTCACCGGCTGTTCAAGCTGCCGGTGAAGACGATGATCTACCCGGAGCCGGGGTTCGAGCACCAGCAGCGGCAGGGGGACACGAGCTACGCGCAGATGTTCACGGACGTGGGGGTGTACTACACGCCGGCGTGCATCTTCCGGGGGGAGGAGTTCGACGGGGCGGAGTCGGTGAAGCGGCTGGAGCAGTGGCTGATCGAGAACCACAGCTACCAGCCGCAGTACGCGGTGACGGAGCTGAACGAGAAGGACTTCTGGCGCATGTTCGACGCGTCGCACTACGAGCACTGCCGGCACAAGTACGGCGCCGTGGGCACCTTCATGAGCGTCTACTACAAGTCCAAGAAGGGGCGCAAGTCGGAGAAGGAGGTGCAGGAGGCCGAGGCCGCCATCCTCGAGCCCGCCTACGCCGACGAGGCCTAG
- the LOC119330020 gene encoding agamous-like MADS-box protein AGL80: MKKADELSVLCDCKTCVLVYDEDKAAPEVFPSHAEAVDILNQFKSMPELGQCKEVMNQKGFINKRIDKLQEQVDKTRRECEDGEIRSLLHKTMHGDLSGLIGLNIEELTKVGYKVDVLLKSISKRMAKIHSQAPAPAPCVATGIIDMGSHALYPAPPQQESQLDMVRSGVDLNTLVYGGYTGANFSSNDMMMQM, from the coding sequence ATGAAGAAGGCGGACGAATTATCCGTCCTGTGTGATTGCAAGACCTGCGTACTGGTGTACGACGAGGACAAGGCGGCGCCGGAGGTGTTCCCTTCCCACGCCGAGGCGGTGGATATACTGAATCAATTCAAAAGCATGCCGGAGCTGGGGCAGTGCAAGGAGGTGATGAACCAGAAGGgcttcatcaacaagcgcattgacAAGCTCCAGGAGCAGGTCGACAAGACCCGCCGCGAGTGCGAGGACGGCGAGATCAGGTCCCTCCTTCACAAAACCATGCATGGCGACCTCTCGGGCCTCATTGGCCTCAACATCGAGGAGCTCACCAAAGTTGGCTACAAGGTGGACGTGCTTCTCAAGAGCATTAGCAAACGTATGGCAAAAATCCATTCCCAGGCGCCGGCACCGGCTCCATGCGTCGCCACCGGCATCATAGACATGGGGTCTCACGCGTTGTATCCGGCACCACCCCAGCAGGAGAGCCAGCTTGACATGGTAAGGTCCGGAGTGGACCTCAACACCCTGGTCTACGGTGGCTACACCGGCGCCAACTTCTCTAGCAATGATATGATGATGCAGATGTAG